A window of the Polaribacter sp. HaHaR_3_91 genome harbors these coding sequences:
- a CDS encoding two-component regulator propeller domain-containing protein, translating into MTRVVLFIFFITLQTFGQQIKFDNFSINEGLSNNSVKDIENDINGGLWIATWDGLNYFDGYIFTSFKHDINNSNSIAGNYISKVKQDIKGTIWIITEDAKISRYLGNKKFKNYTFKNKPNDISVTKDGNILVHTQNSCYEFVAGQFKETNRQTSKINNNALSSILLTKYPNLIINDVLKDKTGNIWYATRKNGLFIIKNILDKANKYHIENYTKDPYSKESFKSNEVETLHEDYFGNIWLGLKDGGISMAYSNSDKIASIAPHPIKSPNIPNETLRAITKDLQGKLWLGYYTKGLYNYNSTSKNYKEFIIKEAINEPDWKRIRSLFTASDGTIWAGTYAGIIRIEKNGNYNLYNSKNNKNIPNNRNYSIYEDSDKQLWVACWGGVAKFNLNTNNFESFIGQELIRKYHIRNLKLIDNELILATENNGLQLLDISKGKLKTIETQNNLSDYHKEQKNTLKSNNNNNNNNKGLKLIDIKNGELQSINTNKGLLSNSIYAVYKDEKTNYYWIASLGGLSVFSKEKGIIKNITEKEGLPSQLIYGILDHKEQVWLSTTKGIVVIDKKSFEVKTFHPKGGWQVSEFSEGAYYQGAKGDLFFGGINGLNYFNPSNIQFNNTKSKIKLLVDDSENFSPNIIKSHNENQISIDLIPIRFPKKTEKNIYYKLEGLDSNWTLLDINNNIKYQNLTSGSYNFLLKEGKENEEELLFSLQIKKAFYKTNLFYVLLSVFILITAIILIYLKNLRTKSLQKNLEKKILIRTNVIENQKKDLEVINNQLDEKNKEILRQKETLLKLHNNLKNEDFEVEKFKTFVLSEFQEPVSKILQTANCLSENSDDKKTILEESNKMVNLISEWNYLSHVKEIGAIKTSVINLFPVLKNSINKLEESLQTNKVDFNFNIDTSINWVEIDVLRFRLMLQYFFNDINKYSDNSSKLNLKINYKNSFVIIEISSNSDLLKNNWYSVLHYSPYFKALQTLLVDLKGKLINYNLDQEFKVALQIPITKINPKDKSIETISWKHFNQQENLSADKKNVLIFSDEENFAAANQILEHNNYNLIFENSANNLNSITKQIQIHIVVIYQVSFSKDLLYFINNSDATKNKKIAIIYISEDINYELREQSIEFGVDTLIQLPVSESFIQKKIDSLINRKYVSIEENKFQEKIFDILTGKDLVLTANDKLLKKSLEVIKKELHNSSFNVEMLVDLLDVSRVKCYRLFKERLKQSPSDVIMSLRLQKAEALLKTKKLNISEISFECGYNDPKYFGKAFKKHFGKSPKEFKDQFN; encoded by the coding sequence ATGACAAGAGTAGTATTATTCATTTTTTTTATAACATTACAAACTTTTGGTCAACAAATTAAATTTGATAATTTTTCGATAAACGAGGGTTTATCTAATAATTCTGTAAAAGATATCGAAAATGATATTAATGGAGGTTTATGGATTGCAACTTGGGATGGTTTAAATTATTTTGATGGATATATATTTACTTCCTTTAAACATGACATTAACAACAGTAATTCCATCGCTGGTAACTACATCAGCAAAGTTAAACAAGATATAAAAGGTACAATTTGGATTATTACAGAAGATGCGAAAATAAGTAGATACTTAGGTAATAAAAAATTTAAAAATTACACTTTTAAGAACAAACCAAATGATATCTCTGTTACAAAAGATGGTAATATTTTAGTTCACACTCAAAATAGCTGTTACGAATTTGTTGCTGGTCAATTTAAAGAAACCAATAGACAAACATCAAAAATAAACAACAACGCTTTAAGTAGCATTCTTTTAACAAAATACCCAAACCTTATTATTAATGATGTTTTAAAAGATAAAACAGGTAATATTTGGTATGCCACTCGTAAAAATGGTTTATTCATCATTAAAAATATATTAGACAAAGCCAATAAATATCATATAGAAAATTACACAAAAGACCCTTATTCTAAAGAAAGTTTTAAAAGTAATGAAGTAGAAACTTTACACGAAGATTATTTTGGAAACATTTGGCTTGGCTTAAAAGATGGTGGAATTAGTATGGCGTATTCTAATTCTGATAAGATAGCATCTATTGCACCTCACCCAATAAAATCTCCTAACATTCCTAATGAAACTTTACGTGCAATAACCAAAGATCTACAAGGTAAACTTTGGTTAGGTTATTACACAAAAGGACTATATAATTACAATTCTACTTCTAAAAACTACAAAGAATTTATAATTAAAGAAGCTATCAATGAGCCAGATTGGAAACGTATAAGGTCTTTGTTTACCGCTTCTGATGGAACTATTTGGGCAGGAACTTATGCTGGAATTATTAGAATAGAAAAAAATGGAAATTATAATTTATATAATTCTAAGAACAATAAAAACATACCTAACAATAGAAATTATTCTATTTACGAAGATAGTGATAAACAATTATGGGTTGCTTGCTGGGGTGGAGTTGCTAAATTTAATCTAAACACAAATAATTTTGAGTCTTTTATTGGACAAGAATTAATTCGTAAATATCATATTAGAAATTTAAAATTGATAGATAACGAGCTTATTCTTGCTACAGAAAATAATGGACTACAATTATTAGATATTAGCAAAGGAAAATTAAAAACAATAGAAACCCAAAATAACCTTTCTGATTATCATAAAGAGCAAAAAAACACTTTAAAATCTAATAATAATAATAATAATAATAATAAAGGTTTAAAATTAATTGATATTAAAAATGGCGAATTACAATCTATAAATACTAATAAAGGTCTTTTAAGTAATAGTATTTATGCTGTTTATAAAGATGAAAAAACAAATTATTATTGGATTGCATCACTTGGTGGATTAAGTGTTTTTAGTAAAGAAAAAGGTATTATTAAGAATATTACAGAAAAAGAAGGTTTACCTAGCCAATTAATTTACGGTATTTTAGATCATAAAGAGCAAGTTTGGTTAAGTACTACTAAAGGAATTGTTGTGATTGATAAAAAAAGTTTTGAAGTAAAAACTTTTCATCCAAAAGGAGGTTGGCAAGTTTCTGAATTTTCTGAAGGCGCTTATTATCAGGGTGCTAAAGGTGATTTGTTTTTTGGTGGAATTAATGGTTTAAATTATTTTAATCCTAGTAATATTCAGTTTAATAACACTAAGTCAAAAATTAAATTACTGGTTGATGATAGTGAAAACTTCTCTCCAAATATTATAAAAAGTCATAATGAAAATCAGATTAGTATTGATTTAATTCCGATTAGATTCCCTAAAAAAACAGAGAAAAATATCTATTATAAATTAGAAGGCTTAGATAGTAATTGGACTTTATTAGATATCAATAACAACATAAAATATCAAAATTTAACTTCTGGAAGTTATAATTTTTTACTTAAAGAAGGAAAAGAAAATGAAGAAGAATTACTTTTCTCCTTACAAATAAAAAAGGCTTTTTATAAAACGAACTTATTTTATGTGCTCTTATCAGTATTTATATTAATTACAGCAATAATACTTATCTACCTTAAGAATTTAAGAACAAAATCACTTCAAAAAAACCTAGAAAAAAAGATTTTAATTCGTACAAATGTCATCGAAAATCAAAAAAAAGATTTAGAGGTTATTAACAATCAATTAGATGAAAAAAATAAAGAAATTTTACGTCAAAAAGAGACACTTTTAAAACTACATAACAATCTTAAAAATGAAGATTTTGAAGTCGAAAAATTTAAAACATTTGTTTTATCAGAGTTTCAAGAACCTGTTTCTAAAATTTTACAAACTGCAAATTGTTTGTCAGAAAATTCTGATGATAAAAAAACTATTTTAGAAGAGTCTAACAAAATGGTAAACCTAATTTCTGAATGGAATTATCTAAGCCACGTAAAAGAAATTGGAGCTATTAAGACTTCTGTAATTAATTTATTTCCGGTTTTAAAAAACAGTATTAATAAGTTAGAGGAATCTTTACAAACCAATAAAGTAGATTTTAATTTTAATATAGACACTTCTATTAATTGGGTAGAAATAGATGTTTTACGTTTTCGTTTAATGCTACAATACTTTTTTAATGACATTAATAAATACTCAGATAATAGCAGTAAGTTAAACTTAAAAATCAATTATAAGAATTCTTTTGTAATTATAGAAATTTCCTCTAATAGTGATCTTTTAAAAAATAATTGGTACAGTGTTTTACATTACAGTCCTTATTTTAAAGCGTTACAAACTCTTTTGGTTGATTTAAAAGGAAAACTTATTAATTATAATTTAGACCAAGAATTTAAGGTAGCATTACAAATACCAATTACTAAAATAAACCCGAAGGATAAATCTATAGAAACTATTTCGTGGAAACATTTTAATCAACAAGAAAATTTATCTGCAGACAAAAAAAATGTATTAATCTTTAGTGATGAAGAAAATTTTGCAGCTGCAAATCAAATTTTAGAACATAATAATTATAATTTAATTTTTGAAAACTCTGCAAATAATTTAAACTCGATTACCAAACAAATTCAGATACATATTGTTGTAATCTATCAAGTTTCTTTCTCTAAAGATCTTTTATATTTTATCAATAATTCTGATGCAACAAAAAACAAGAAAATCGCTATAATTTATATATCAGAAGATATTAATTACGAACTAAGAGAACAATCGATTGAGTTTGGTGTAGACACTCTTATTCAGCTTCCGGTAAGTGAATCTTTTATTCAAAAAAAAATAGACTCTTTAATAAATAGAAAATATGTTTCTATTGAAGAAAATAAATTTCAAGAAAAAATATTCGATATTTTAACAGGTAAAGATCTTGTTTTAACGGCTAATGATAAATTATTAAAAAAGAGTTTAGAAGTTATAAAGAAAGAATTACATAACTCTTCTTTTAATGTAGAAATGTTGGTAGACTTATTAGATGTTTCTAGGGTAAAGTGTTATCGATTATTTAAAGAGCGGTTAAAACAATCTCCTTCAGATGTAATTATGTCTCTTAGACTACAAAAAGCAGAAGCTTTGTTAAAAACTAAAAAATTAAACATCTCTGAAATAAGTTTTGAGTGCGGTTATAACGATCCAAAATATTTTGGAAAAGCATTTAAAAAGCATTTTGGAAAAAGCCCTAAAGAGTTTAAAGATCAATTTAACTAA